One stretch of Pandoraea oxalativorans DNA includes these proteins:
- a CDS encoding TetR/AcrR family transcriptional regulator, with product MSPRISAGRQAGDTKLRILDAAEDLFIEFGYEAMSLRQITSRAEVNLAAVNYHFGSKETLLQAMLSRRLDRLNDERLALLTRAEATWPAPKLTCEHVLGAMFIPALAISHHRDIGGPAFLRLLGRVYADPSPFIRDYLQQHYAPVFERFFEAFARALPELPRQELGWRLHFALQALSGVLASSDTSRLIDTFAQGQPMGDPQVVARLTALMVAALKAPMPGDEQLASFAAVFALAKDADVTPPREAGQAPGHTGSPPPEDGPESSASDRSLANV from the coding sequence GTGAGTCCTCGCATCTCGGCCGGTCGCCAAGCCGGCGACACCAAACTGCGCATTCTCGATGCGGCAGAAGACCTGTTCATCGAATTCGGCTACGAAGCCATGTCCCTGCGCCAGATCACCTCGCGTGCCGAGGTCAATCTGGCAGCTGTCAACTATCACTTCGGCAGCAAGGAAACCTTGCTCCAGGCAATGCTTTCGCGCCGGCTGGACCGGCTCAACGACGAACGCCTCGCCTTGCTCACGCGCGCCGAGGCCACATGGCCGGCGCCGAAGCTGACGTGCGAACACGTGCTGGGCGCCATGTTCATACCGGCCCTCGCCATTTCGCATCATCGCGACATCGGGGGCCCCGCATTCCTGCGGTTGCTCGGACGCGTCTACGCCGACCCCTCGCCCTTCATCCGCGACTACCTGCAACAGCATTACGCGCCGGTCTTCGAGCGCTTCTTCGAAGCCTTCGCGCGCGCGTTGCCGGAGTTGCCGCGTCAGGAACTGGGCTGGCGTCTGCATTTCGCGTTGCAGGCGCTCTCGGGCGTGCTTGCCAGCAGCGACACGTCGCGTCTGATCGACACGTTCGCGCAGGGACAGCCGATGGGCGACCCTCAAGTCGTGGCACGCCTGACGGCACTCATGGTCGCCGCGCTCAAGGCCCCGATGCCGGGCGACGAGCAACTGGCGAGCTTCGCCGCCGTTTTCGCGCTGGCGAAAGACGCCGACGTCACCCCACCGCGCGAAGCCGGACAGGCGCCCGGACACACGGGATCTCCACCACCCGAGGACGGCCCGGAATCGAGCGCCAGCGACCGTTCGCTCGCGAACGTCTGA